A DNA window from Sphingomonas profundi contains the following coding sequences:
- the betC gene encoding choline-sulfatase, with amino-acid sequence MVRSEQPNILILMADQMAPSALPVYGHPLVKAPNIARLAAEGVVFDSAYCNSPLCAPSRFSFLSGLLPSRIGAYDNACEFPADQPTIAHDLRYRGYRTILAGKMHFVGPDQLHGFEERLTTDIYPADFGWTPDWTRFADRPSWYHSMDSVLTAGPCVRTNQLDYDEEVSFVTRRKLYEIARGKDERPFFMVMSLTHPHDPFAIPARYWNLYDDADIPEPRVRIAKADQDPHALRLRHVIGMDLDDVTDDQVRAARRAYYGAISFVDEQIGLVLDTLAESGMAQNTIVLLIGDHGEMLGERDLWYKMNFFEGGARVPMIVHAPGRFAPHRVAASVSLVDLMPTLADLAGGDMPEAMAPCADGVSLMPHLLGQAGRDEAIGEYLGEGAIAPIVMIRRGRLKFIHSPVDPDQLFDLAADPDELDNLAADPAHAGQVASFRREVAERWDLAQVEADVLANQRRRRLIAAATSRGAAKHWDYQPFRDASRDYVRGHMDLEELEASARFPRVRGE; translated from the coding sequence GTGGTCCGTTCCGAACAGCCCAACATCCTCATCCTGATGGCGGACCAGATGGCGCCCAGCGCGCTGCCGGTCTATGGCCACCCGCTGGTGAAGGCGCCGAACATCGCGCGGCTGGCGGCGGAAGGCGTGGTGTTCGACAGCGCCTATTGCAACAGCCCGCTGTGCGCGCCGTCCCGCTTCTCCTTCCTCTCCGGCCTGCTGCCGTCGCGGATCGGCGCCTATGACAATGCCTGCGAATTCCCGGCCGATCAGCCGACCATCGCCCACGACCTGCGCTATCGCGGCTATCGCACCATTCTCGCCGGCAAGATGCACTTCGTCGGGCCGGACCAGCTGCACGGTTTCGAGGAGCGGCTGACCACCGACATCTACCCCGCCGACTTCGGCTGGACGCCGGACTGGACGCGCTTCGCCGATCGGCCGAGCTGGTATCACTCGATGGATTCGGTGCTGACCGCCGGCCCCTGCGTGCGCACCAACCAGCTCGACTATGACGAGGAGGTGAGCTTCGTCACCCGCCGCAAGCTCTACGAGATCGCGCGGGGGAAGGACGAACGCCCCTTCTTCATGGTGATGTCGCTCACCCACCCGCACGATCCGTTCGCCATCCCCGCGCGCTACTGGAACCTGTACGACGACGCCGACATCCCCGAACCACGCGTCCGCATCGCCAAGGCGGACCAGGATCCGCACGCGCTGCGCCTGCGCCACGTGATCGGCATGGACCTGGACGACGTGACCGACGATCAGGTCCGCGCGGCGCGGCGGGCTTATTACGGCGCGATCAGCTTCGTGGACGAGCAGATCGGGCTGGTGCTCGATACGCTCGCGGAAAGCGGCATGGCGCAGAACACGATCGTCCTGCTGATCGGCGATCATGGCGAGATGCTCGGCGAGCGCGATCTCTGGTACAAGATGAACTTCTTCGAGGGCGGCGCGCGCGTGCCCATGATCGTGCATGCGCCGGGCCGCTTCGCGCCGCATCGGGTGGCGGCCAGCGTATCGCTGGTCGACCTGATGCCGACGCTGGCCGATCTCGCCGGCGGCGACATGCCGGAGGCGATGGCACCGTGCGCCGACGGCGTCAGCCTCATGCCTCACCTGCTCGGGCAAGCGGGGCGGGACGAGGCGATCGGCGAATATCTCGGCGAGGGTGCGATCGCGCCGATCGTGATGATCCGGCGCGGGAGGCTGAAGTTCATCCACTCGCCGGTGGACCCGGATCAGCTGTTCGATCTCGCCGCGGATCCGGACGAACTGGACAATCTGGCGGCGGATCCGGCCCATGCCGGGCAGGTGGCGTCATTTCGTCGCGAGGTCGCCGAGCGATGGGATCTTGCGCAGGTCGAGGCGGACGTGCTGGCCAACCAGCGGCGGCGCCGGCTGATCGCGGCGGCGACGTCCAGGGGCGCGGCCAAGCACTGGGACTATCAGCCGTTCCGCGATGCCTCGCGCGACTATGTGCGCGGCCACATGGACCTGGAGGAGCTGGAGGCCTCGGCGCGCTTCCCGCGGGTTCGGGGCGAGTGA
- a CDS encoding FAD-dependent oxidoreductase, producing the protein MKHVTEPSRRVDVVRETDVLVVGGGPGGLAAALASARAGVETTLLERYGCFGGNMTQVGVEGLAWYRHPATIDSEGIGPEFEQRAIAMGAALPEPQSTSHALDAELFKHVADVLVQEAGIHPMLHRLCVAPIMEGGEIRGVIVESKAGREAILARRVIDATGDADIAARCGAPVHKTPREDMMATSVMFSMSGVNKARFIAQVKADPQTYADWAGNGEWDIETDGKEDAMFSPFLRKPFKKALETGLLPANLSTIAGTWGTVSDQGDLTYLNLVHIANCDGTDPDDLTRGEMEGRWQAMMAVEALKRFMPGCEDAKLRNFGMTLGVRDTRKIDAAYNMTETDVRQQGRFDDSIGIFPEFIDGYGLLILPTTGRYFHVPYRAMLPRQVGNLLVAGRAIGGDRISHAAVRNMMCCAVAGQGAGTAAAISIKTGQPLDRLDMGMVQAELRRQGARIH; encoded by the coding sequence ATGAAGCACGTCACCGAACCGAGCCGCCGGGTGGATGTCGTCCGCGAGACGGACGTGCTGGTGGTCGGCGGCGGGCCGGGCGGCCTGGCCGCCGCGCTCGCCTCCGCCCGCGCCGGAGTCGAGACGACCCTGCTGGAGCGCTACGGCTGCTTCGGCGGCAACATGACGCAGGTCGGTGTCGAGGGGCTCGCCTGGTATCGCCATCCCGCAACGATCGACAGCGAGGGCATCGGCCCCGAGTTCGAGCAGCGCGCCATCGCGATGGGCGCGGCCCTGCCGGAGCCTCAGTCGACGAGCCACGCACTCGATGCCGAGCTGTTCAAGCATGTCGCGGACGTGCTGGTGCAGGAGGCCGGCATCCACCCGATGCTGCACCGGCTCTGCGTGGCGCCGATCATGGAAGGCGGCGAGATCCGCGGCGTGATCGTGGAGAGCAAGGCCGGCCGCGAGGCGATCCTCGCCAGGCGCGTGATCGATGCGACCGGCGATGCCGATATCGCGGCGCGCTGCGGCGCCCCGGTCCACAAGACGCCGCGCGAGGACATGATGGCGACGTCGGTGATGTTCTCGATGAGCGGCGTCAACAAGGCGCGCTTCATCGCACAGGTGAAGGCCGATCCGCAGACTTACGCCGACTGGGCCGGCAACGGCGAATGGGACATAGAGACCGACGGCAAGGAGGATGCGATGTTCTCGCCCTTTTTGCGCAAGCCGTTCAAGAAGGCGCTGGAAACGGGGCTGCTGCCGGCCAACCTCTCCACCATCGCCGGCACCTGGGGCACCGTGTCGGATCAGGGCGATCTCACCTATCTCAACCTCGTCCATATCGCGAACTGCGACGGCACCGATCCCGACGACCTCACCCGTGGCGAGATGGAGGGCCGCTGGCAGGCGATGATGGCGGTGGAGGCGCTCAAGCGCTTCATGCCGGGCTGCGAGGACGCCAAGCTGCGCAATTTCGGTATGACCTTGGGCGTGCGCGACACCCGCAAGATCGATGCCGCCTACAACATGACCGAGACGGACGTGCGCCAGCAGGGCCGCTTCGACGACAGCATCGGTATCTTTCCGGAATTCATCGACGGCTACGGCCTGCTCATCCTGCCGACCACCGGGCGCTACTTCCATGTCCCGTATCGCGCGATGCTGCCCAGGCAGGTCGGCAACCTGCTGGTCGCCGGCCGGGCGATCGGCGGGGACAGGATCTCGCATGCCGCCGTGCGCAACATGATGTGCTGCGCGGTCGCGGGGCAGGGGGCGGGTACGGCGGCGGCGATCTCGATCAAGACCGGCCAGCCGCTGGATCGGCTCGACATGGGCATGGTGCAGGCCGAATTGAGGCGACAGGGCGCGCGCATCCATTAA
- a CDS encoding MFS transporter has product MGIAVEQDRRLKWLVLALASIAISGSYYAFDAVAPVADMLRSQRGLSQSQIGLLNAVMGLPNIPLALVGGLMIDRFGASRVVVGTAAFCFVGTALTAVGEPFGLMVFGRLLFGIGQETLLIALLAGIAAWFHAARAALAMALLFSLARVGSYMADISPHWAPGLYAGGWQPPLWLAAGLTGISFAGALAYRALDVRHGPAAAAGTHTWQGMFAFGGFDRSFWYILALNVLFASVFFPFRSTFAIVYFQDAKGLSLAEAGLLNSWVFFTAIFATPVFGRIADRFGRRAMLLTLGAGLMPLTFLTLGATHWSLWISTVMMGLSFSVVPAVIWPATAMLVAPRRLGTAFGLINMLQSLGLTVCNIAAGWLNDVSRAGPAHPAGYEPMLWLFGLLATIGFVATAALWIRESGPRGHGLNSAIPATPH; this is encoded by the coding sequence GTGGGGATCGCCGTGGAGCAGGACAGGCGTTTGAAGTGGCTGGTGCTCGCGCTGGCCAGCATCGCCATTTCCGGCAGCTATTATGCGTTCGATGCGGTGGCGCCGGTCGCCGACATGCTTCGTTCGCAGCGCGGGCTCAGCCAGTCGCAGATCGGCCTGCTGAACGCGGTGATGGGGCTGCCCAATATTCCGCTGGCGCTGGTCGGCGGCCTGATGATCGATCGGTTCGGCGCGTCGCGCGTCGTCGTCGGCACCGCCGCCTTCTGCTTCGTCGGCACCGCGCTCACCGCCGTGGGGGAGCCGTTCGGCCTGATGGTGTTCGGCCGCCTGCTGTTCGGGATCGGGCAGGAGACGTTGCTGATCGCGCTGCTGGCCGGCATCGCCGCGTGGTTCCATGCCGCGCGGGCCGCGCTGGCGATGGCGCTGCTGTTCAGCCTGGCGCGTGTCGGCTCCTATATGGCGGACATCTCGCCGCACTGGGCGCCGGGCCTCTATGCCGGCGGATGGCAGCCGCCGCTCTGGCTGGCGGCGGGACTGACCGGGATCAGCTTCGCCGGCGCGCTGGCCTATCGCGCGCTCGATGTCCGCCACGGGCCGGCCGCCGCCGCCGGCACGCACACGTGGCAGGGCATGTTCGCCTTTGGCGGCTTCGACCGCTCCTTCTGGTACATCCTCGCGCTCAACGTGCTGTTCGCGTCCGTCTTCTTCCCATTCCGCAGCACCTTCGCGATCGTCTACTTCCAGGATGCCAAGGGCCTCTCGCTGGCGGAGGCGGGTCTGCTCAACAGCTGGGTGTTCTTCACCGCCATCTTCGCCACGCCGGTCTTCGGCCGGATCGCCGATCGCTTCGGCCGCCGCGCGATGCTGCTGACCTTGGGCGCGGGCCTCATGCCGCTCACCTTCCTCACGCTCGGCGCGACCCACTGGAGCCTATGGATCTCGACGGTGATGATGGGGCTGAGCTTCTCGGTCGTGCCCGCCGTGATCTGGCCGGCCACGGCGATGCTGGTCGCGCCCAGGCGGCTGGGGACGGCTTTCGGCCTGATCAACATGTTGCAGAGCCTTGGCCTCACCGTCTGCAACATCGCGGCGGGCTGGCTGAACGACGTGAGCCGTGCCGGCCCCGCGCATCCGGCAGGCTATGAACCGATGCTGTGGCTGTTCGGCCTGCTGGCGACGATCGGCTTCGTCGCGACGGCGGCGCTGTGGATCCGCGAATCCGGTCCGCGCGGGCACGGCCTCAATTCCGCGATCCCGGCGACGCCGCACTGA
- a CDS encoding 2Fe-2S iron-sulfur cluster-binding protein, producing the protein MRGPYRAADGGETVSFSFDGVPLKARPGDTLAAALLANGIGLVGRSFKYHRPRGIMAAGVEEPNALVTVGEGGRAEPNTRATDLFVYDGLVATSQNHWLSLSHDAGAVIGLASRALPAGFYYKTFFGPAKRWLRYEVPIRRAAGLGKAPAERDPDGFAQRAGFCDVLVVGAGPAGLKAALDAAEGGARVMLVEQDAVLGASLIRDPEAGRDPAWIEAAAARIRALGGRILTRTTASGYWDHNFVTLAERLVEPGAIPPHGIAQRLWHVRAGKVILATGALERPIPFSDNDRPGVMLSQAVRTYVRRFGVVPGRRVVIATNNDDAYRTADALAEAGADVVAILDARPAGSGPASPYPTHFDARPAGVSGTRHHLKRVTALVGGREQGWEADLLAVSGGFVPVVHLHMQAGGKLDWNEAAQAFVPGPIAQACVTVGGAADPPPAPPVTPAGAPKKSFVDFQNDVTLADVDLAWQEGYRSVEHLKRYTTLGMATDQGKTSNIVALSRLAEKQGVAVPDAGVTTFRPPYTPVTMGVLAGTAAKSAGAHVRRLPLHDAHARHKPVWQPTGHWFRPRAYPLEGETTTAAAMREAKAVRQHVGLTDVSTLAKFEVSGPDAAALLELVCATAVATLKTGRGRYTFMLREDGMVFDDGTVWRIADDRYLLTSSTGGADRMATHLSYVRNTLRPEMRVSVVNVQEHHAAVALAGPRAKAIVETLTGGEPPRHMSAARATLAGVPVLVLAASYSGERAFEIYAEATAALPVWSALAAAVAAAGGGPYGLDAMDLLRIEKGHVLVGGEVDGRTTPDDMGLRTMLNKAGGYIGAAGLQRPALSETGRLQLVGLEALDGAILEGAMLIAAEGETPHGHVTAAGRRVADEGSIALALLRDGRARHGETLIASSPMRGASTRVRVAAPHFYDAAGERYRG; encoded by the coding sequence ATGAGGGGGCCATATCGCGCCGCCGATGGCGGAGAGACCGTCTCCTTCTCGTTCGATGGCGTGCCGTTGAAGGCGCGGCCGGGCGACACGCTGGCGGCGGCCCTGCTCGCCAACGGCATCGGCCTTGTCGGGCGCAGCTTCAAATATCATCGCCCGCGCGGGATCATGGCGGCGGGTGTCGAGGAGCCCAACGCGCTGGTCACGGTCGGCGAGGGTGGCCGCGCCGAGCCGAACACGCGCGCCACCGACCTGTTCGTGTATGACGGGCTGGTCGCGACAAGCCAGAACCACTGGCTCAGCCTCTCCCACGATGCCGGCGCGGTGATCGGGCTCGCATCGCGCGCCCTGCCGGCCGGCTTCTACTACAAGACCTTCTTCGGCCCGGCGAAACGCTGGCTGCGCTACGAGGTGCCGATCCGCCGGGCGGCCGGGCTGGGCAAGGCGCCGGCAGAGCGGGATCCGGACGGCTTCGCGCAGCGCGCCGGCTTCTGCGACGTGCTGGTGGTGGGCGCCGGCCCGGCCGGGCTGAAGGCGGCGCTGGATGCGGCGGAAGGCGGCGCGCGGGTGATGCTGGTGGAGCAGGACGCGGTGCTCGGCGCGTCACTGATCCGCGATCCCGAGGCCGGCCGCGATCCGGCGTGGATCGAAGCCGCCGCAGCCCGCATCCGCGCGCTCGGCGGGCGCATCCTGACGCGCACCACGGCTTCCGGCTACTGGGACCATAATTTCGTCACCCTGGCCGAGCGGCTTGTCGAACCCGGCGCGATACCGCCGCATGGCATCGCCCAGCGCCTCTGGCATGTCCGCGCGGGCAAGGTGATCCTCGCGACCGGCGCGCTCGAACGGCCGATCCCGTTCAGCGACAATGACCGGCCCGGCGTCATGCTGTCGCAGGCGGTGCGCACCTACGTCCGGCGCTTCGGGGTGGTGCCGGGCCGGCGTGTCGTGATCGCCACCAACAACGACGATGCCTATCGCACGGCCGACGCGTTAGCGGAGGCGGGCGCCGATGTCGTCGCCATTCTCGACGCCCGGCCGGCGGGCAGCGGGCCGGCATCCCCCTACCCCACCCACTTCGATGCGCGCCCCGCCGGCGTCTCCGGCACGCGCCATCACCTGAAGCGGGTCACGGCGCTGGTCGGCGGGCGCGAGCAGGGCTGGGAGGCCGATCTTCTCGCCGTATCGGGCGGGTTCGTGCCGGTCGTCCACCTGCACATGCAGGCTGGCGGCAAGCTGGACTGGAACGAAGCGGCGCAGGCGTTCGTGCCCGGCCCCATCGCGCAGGCGTGCGTCACCGTGGGCGGCGCGGCCGATCCGCCCCCTGCCCCGCCGGTCACGCCGGCAGGCGCGCCGAAGAAGAGCTTCGTCGACTTCCAGAACGACGTGACCCTCGCCGATGTCGATCTCGCTTGGCAGGAGGGCTATCGCTCGGTCGAGCATCTGAAGCGCTACACCACGCTCGGCATGGCGACCGATCAGGGCAAGACGAGCAACATCGTCGCCCTGTCGCGCCTGGCCGAGAAGCAGGGCGTCGCGGTGCCCGATGCGGGCGTCACCACCTTCCGCCCACCCTACACGCCGGTGACGATGGGCGTGCTGGCGGGAACGGCCGCGAAGTCCGCCGGCGCCCATGTCCGCCGCCTGCCGCTGCATGACGCGCATGCGCGTCACAAGCCGGTGTGGCAGCCGACCGGCCACTGGTTCCGGCCGCGCGCCTACCCGCTGGAAGGCGAGACGACGACGGCGGCGGCGATGCGCGAGGCGAAGGCGGTTAGGCAGCATGTGGGCCTCACCGACGTTTCCACGCTCGCCAAGTTCGAGGTGTCGGGGCCGGACGCGGCGGCGCTGCTGGAACTGGTCTGCGCGACGGCCGTGGCGACGCTGAAGACCGGGCGCGGGCGCTACACCTTCATGCTCCGCGAGGATGGCATGGTGTTCGACGACGGCACCGTGTGGCGCATCGCCGACGACCGCTACCTGCTGACCAGCTCGACCGGCGGTGCGGACCGGATGGCGACGCACCTCTCCTACGTGCGCAACACGCTGCGGCCGGAGATGCGCGTCTCCGTGGTGAACGTGCAGGAGCATCATGCCGCGGTGGCGCTGGCGGGGCCGCGCGCGAAGGCGATCGTCGAGACGCTGACCGGTGGCGAGCCGCCGCGTCACATGTCCGCCGCCCGCGCCACCCTGGCCGGCGTGCCGGTGCTGGTGCTGGCGGCCAGCTACAGCGGCGAGCGGGCGTTCGAGATCTATGCGGAGGCCACTGCTGCCCTGCCGGTGTGGAGCGCCCTCGCGGCGGCCGTCGCGGCGGCGGGCGGCGGGCCATACGGGCTCGACGCGATGGACCTGCTGCGCATCGAGAAGGGCCATGTCCTCGTCGGCGGCGAGGTGGACGGGCGGACGACGCCCGACGATATGGGCCTGCGGACGATGCTCAACAAGGCCGGCGGCTATATCGGCGCGGCCGGGCTGCAACGGCCGGCGTTGAGCGAAACGGGGCGGCTGCAACTCGTTGGGCTGGAGGCGCTGGACGGCGCGATCCTGGAAGGCGCGATGCTGATAGCGGCCGAGGGCGAAACGCCGCACGGCCATGTCACCGCCGCCGGCCGGCGGGTTGCGGACGAGGGTTCGATCGCGCTGGCGCTGCTGCGCGACGGACGCGCCCGCCACGGCGAGACGCTGATCGCGTCATCGCCCATGCGCGGCGCCTCGACGCGCGTGCGGGTGGCGGCGCCGCACTTCTACGATGCGGCCGGGGAGCGCTATCGTGGCTGA
- a CDS encoding sarcosine oxidase subunit delta, translated as MYLIPCPHCGPRAQAEFTYERTTDSVVDPAGPVGTAMGTLFTRANPMGMDDEIWRHTYGCRAWLVLTRDRLTHAIAAVRTIGPEALP; from the coding sequence ATGTATCTGATCCCCTGCCCCCATTGCGGCCCGCGCGCGCAGGCCGAGTTCACCTACGAGCGCACGACCGACTCCGTCGTGGATCCGGCCGGGCCGGTAGGGACGGCGATGGGCACGCTGTTCACCCGCGCCAACCCGATGGGCATGGATGACGAGATCTGGCGCCATACCTACGGCTGCCGGGCGTGGCTGGTGCTGACACGCGATCGCCTGACCCACGCGATCGCGGCGGTGCGGACGATCGGGCCGGAGGCGCTGCCATGA
- a CDS encoding sarcosine oxidase subunit beta family protein, producing the protein MNRYSAFGLIRGAIGGHKHWQPAWRDAEPRASYDVIVIGGGGHGLATAYYLAKVHGLRNVAVLEKGWIGGGNVGRNTTLVRSNYRLKPLHDFFEFGLKLWEHLSDELNYNVMFSPRGSLVLGHSDADMTVLAQRGDAMACDGIDAELLTRDQVAKIEPLLDMSRDARFPIEGALIQRRGGTARHDAVAWGYARAADALGVDIIQKCEVTGFVRDGDRVTGVETTRGRIGAGRVGICVAGHSGHVADMAGLRLPIESQTLQALVTEGVKPMVRSVVQSHSIHCYISQSDKGGIVMGGDPDNWPSYARRGQPTIVEGAIAQAIALMPALSRLRMLRTWSGVTDMSFDGSPIIGTTPIANLFLNGGWCYGGFKATPASGFTYAHTLATGTPHPLAMPFALDRFARGATIDESGAGPLPNHR; encoded by the coding sequence ATGAACCGCTACTCGGCATTCGGCCTGATCCGCGGCGCGATTGGCGGGCACAAGCATTGGCAACCCGCCTGGCGCGATGCCGAACCGCGCGCATCCTATGACGTGATCGTCATCGGCGGCGGCGGCCACGGCCTCGCCACGGCCTATTATCTCGCGAAGGTGCACGGGCTGCGCAACGTGGCGGTGCTGGAGAAGGGCTGGATCGGCGGCGGCAATGTCGGCCGCAACACCACCCTGGTCCGCTCCAACTACCGGCTCAAGCCGCTGCACGATTTCTTCGAGTTCGGCCTCAAGCTGTGGGAGCATCTGAGCGACGAGCTGAACTACAACGTGATGTTCTCGCCGCGCGGCTCTCTCGTGCTCGGTCATTCCGATGCGGACATGACCGTGCTGGCGCAGCGCGGCGACGCGATGGCCTGCGACGGGATCGACGCCGAACTGCTGACGCGCGATCAGGTGGCGAAGATCGAGCCGCTGCTCGACATGTCGCGCGATGCGCGCTTCCCGATCGAGGGCGCGCTGATCCAGCGGCGCGGCGGCACCGCGCGGCACGACGCCGTCGCCTGGGGCTATGCCCGCGCCGCCGATGCGCTGGGCGTCGACATCATCCAGAAATGCGAAGTGACCGGCTTCGTCCGCGACGGCGACAGAGTGACCGGCGTCGAGACGACACGCGGCCGAATCGGCGCGGGGCGCGTGGGCATCTGCGTCGCCGGGCATAGCGGCCATGTGGCGGACATGGCCGGCCTGCGCCTGCCGATCGAATCGCAGACCCTGCAGGCGCTGGTGACGGAAGGCGTGAAGCCGATGGTGCGCAGCGTCGTCCAGTCACACTCGATCCACTGCTATATCAGCCAGTCCGACAAGGGCGGGATCGTGATGGGCGGCGATCCGGACAATTGGCCCAGCTACGCGCGGCGCGGCCAGCCGACGATCGTCGAGGGCGCCATCGCGCAGGCGATCGCGCTGATGCCGGCGCTGTCGCGGCTGCGGATGCTGCGCACCTGGTCCGGCGTCACCGACATGAGCTTTGACGGATCGCCGATCATCGGCACCACGCCGATCGCCAACCTCTTCCTGAACGGCGGCTGGTGCTATGGCGGCTTCAAGGCGACGCCCGCCTCGGGCTTCACCTATGCGCACACGCTGGCGACGGGCACGCCGCATCCGCTGGCGATGCCGTTCGCGCTCGATCGCTTCGCGCGGGGCGCGACGATCGACGAATCGGGCGCCGGCCCGCTGCCGAACCACCGCTGA
- a CDS encoding NAD(P)/FAD-dependent oxidoreductase, whose translation MKVVIVGGGVTGLSSAWWLARSGVDVTVLDKFIVGWEASGRNGGGASHYASPLFDEEQRMWPQMDALLGYPTEFQPERIIIAVTERQLAAYHYLATMIVGMGYRVDIFDAAEARARVPMAGDNCLGGIQYRFGGHANPQRTVQAYAWALQDLGGRIVQHSPVSGFETRGDKVVAVESATGRYECDAVVVAAGPQTGLLMAKLGVNVPLAAARAEMIVTEPAPRMPLGGVDGNGLYGRQTLRGNLAYGGGPHEWIEIGEAGPAARPTSPLTRNLARRVAELLPGAAHLNVIRSWAGVIENTPDGRPIIDRMGDPENVVVATMSSVGFGLSPASGHAVRDLVIEGECTFTDLGKLALSRFDGLAPDWVQRQGWQPLA comes from the coding sequence ATGAAGGTCGTCATCGTCGGCGGCGGCGTCACCGGGCTCAGCTCGGCCTGGTGGCTGGCGCGCTCGGGCGTGGACGTGACCGTGCTCGACAAGTTCATCGTCGGCTGGGAAGCCTCCGGCCGCAACGGCGGCGGCGCATCCCATTATGCCAGCCCGCTGTTCGACGAGGAACAGCGCATGTGGCCGCAGATGGACGCGCTGCTCGGCTATCCCACGGAATTCCAGCCGGAACGCATCATCATCGCGGTTACCGAGCGCCAGCTCGCGGCCTATCATTATCTTGCGACCATGATCGTCGGCATGGGCTACCGCGTCGATATCTTCGATGCGGCCGAGGCCCGCGCCCGCGTGCCGATGGCCGGCGACAATTGCCTGGGCGGCATCCAGTACCGCTTCGGCGGCCACGCCAACCCGCAGCGCACGGTGCAGGCTTATGCGTGGGCGTTGCAGGATCTCGGCGGCCGGATCGTGCAGCACAGCCCGGTGAGCGGGTTCGAGACACGCGGCGACAAGGTGGTCGCGGTGGAGAGCGCGACCGGGCGGTACGAGTGCGACGCGGTGGTGGTCGCGGCCGGGCCGCAGACCGGCTTGCTGATGGCCAAGCTCGGCGTGAACGTGCCGTTGGCGGCGGCGCGCGCGGAGATGATCGTGACCGAGCCCGCGCCGAGGATGCCGCTGGGCGGGGTGGACGGCAACGGCCTCTACGGGCGCCAGACCTTGCGCGGCAATCTCGCTTATGGCGGCGGCCCGCACGAATGGATCGAGATCGGCGAGGCAGGGCCGGCGGCGCGGCCCACCTCCCCGCTCACCCGCAATCTCGCCCGTCGGGTGGCGGAGCTGCTGCCGGGCGCGGCGCATCTCAACGTGATCCGCAGCTGGGCTGGCGTCATCGAGAATACGCCCGATGGCCGCCCGATCATCGACCGGATGGGCGATCCCGAGAATGTCGTCGTCGCCACCATGTCCAGCGTCGGCTTCGGCCTGTCGCCCGCCTCGGGTCACGCGGTGCGCGATCTGGTGATCGAGGGCGAGTGCACCTTCACCGACCTCGGCAAACTCGCGCTCTCCCGCTTCGACGGGCTGGCGCCGGACTGGGTGCAGCGGCAGGGCTGGCAGCCGCTGGCATGA